In Saccharothrix violaceirubra, the following are encoded in one genomic region:
- a CDS encoding NUDIX domain-containing protein, whose protein sequence is MSAKHSAGIVLHRLHDGRREVLLGHMGGPFWARKDAGAWSIPKGETEGDEDPEVTARREFVEELGLPVPEGDLVPLGQVRQSGGKVVTAFALEGDLDPEDVVPGTFSLEWPPRSGTVREFPEVDRVAWFDLAEARVRLVKGQVPLLDLLDL, encoded by the coding sequence ATGAGCGCCAAGCACAGCGCGGGCATCGTCCTGCACCGACTGCACGACGGGCGGCGCGAGGTGCTGCTCGGCCACATGGGCGGGCCGTTCTGGGCGCGTAAGGACGCCGGAGCGTGGTCGATCCCGAAGGGCGAGACCGAAGGCGACGAAGATCCCGAAGTCACGGCGCGTCGCGAGTTCGTCGAGGAGCTGGGCCTGCCGGTGCCCGAGGGCGACCTCGTGCCCCTCGGGCAGGTGCGCCAGTCGGGCGGCAAGGTCGTCACGGCCTTCGCCCTGGAGGGCGACCTCGACCCCGAGGACGTCGTGCCCGGCACGTTCAGCCTCGAATGGCCGCCGAGGTCGGGCACGGTCCGCGAGTTCCCCGAGGTCGATCGCGTGGCCTGGTTCGATCTGGCCGAGGCGCGGGTCAGGCTGGTGAAAGGCCAGGTCCCGCTGCTCGACCTGCTTGATCTTTAG
- a CDS encoding thymidine kinase: protein MEPTTTPDPTDALSAAHRGGPTGRLRFFFGPMDCGKSTLALQIDHNQARQGRDGLLLVRHDRSGSPAITSRMGLIRRAVEAHEDVDLRELVRERRARGGRVDYVIVDEAQFLSADQVDQLAELADDGGVDVHCFGLATDFRSTLFPGSRRLFELADELHAIQVEVLCWCGHPGRFNARVHDGDVVRAGSTVLVADTAPAGDVRYQVLCRRHYRTGSLGPGHALLPRPTATLDR from the coding sequence GTGGAGCCGACGACGACACCCGATCCCACCGACGCCCTGTCCGCCGCCCATCGCGGCGGACCGACGGGCCGGTTGCGGTTCTTCTTCGGCCCGATGGACTGCGGCAAGTCCACGCTCGCCCTCCAGATCGACCACAACCAGGCCCGGCAGGGCCGCGACGGGCTGCTCCTCGTCCGTCACGACCGCTCCGGTTCCCCCGCCATCACCAGCCGCATGGGGCTGATCCGGCGTGCGGTCGAGGCGCACGAGGACGTGGACCTGCGTGAACTCGTACGCGAACGGCGGGCCCGCGGCGGGCGGGTCGACTACGTGATCGTCGACGAGGCCCAGTTCCTGTCCGCCGACCAGGTCGACCAGCTCGCCGAACTGGCCGACGACGGCGGCGTGGACGTGCACTGCTTCGGCCTGGCCACCGACTTCCGCAGCACGCTGTTCCCCGGCTCGCGACGCCTGTTCGAACTGGCCGACGAGCTGCACGCCATCCAGGTCGAGGTGCTGTGCTGGTGCGGGCACCCCGGCCGGTTCAACGCGCGGGTGCACGACGGCGACGTCGTCCGGGCCGGGAGCACCGTCCTGGTCGCCGACACCGCCCCCGCCGGCGACGTGCGTTACCAGGTGCTGTGCCGACGGCACTACCGCACCGGATCGCTGGGCCCCGGTCATGCGCTCCTCCCCCGCCCTACCGCCACCCTCGACCGATGA
- a CDS encoding RrF2 family transcriptional regulator: MSEGVEWAVHCCLGIAWAPDDRALPAARLAAYYSLPAPYLNKQLQALTRAGILASTPGPRGGFRLARPLHAITLMDVVCAIEGTDPAFRCTEIRLNTPEGRATVDPGVPCAVDRAMNRAELAWRRELAGQTLADIHASVHPDVIAGARTHFTD, translated from the coding sequence ATGAGCGAAGGCGTGGAATGGGCCGTCCACTGCTGCCTCGGCATCGCCTGGGCACCCGACGACCGCGCCCTGCCCGCCGCACGCCTCGCCGCCTACTACTCCCTGCCCGCCCCCTACCTCAACAAACAACTCCAAGCCCTCACCCGCGCCGGAATCCTGGCCTCGACCCCCGGCCCACGCGGCGGCTTCCGCCTCGCCCGACCCCTGCACGCCATCACGCTCATGGACGTCGTGTGCGCGATCGAGGGCACCGACCCGGCGTTCCGCTGCACCGAGATCAGGCTCAACACACCCGAGGGCCGCGCCACCGTCGACCCCGGCGTGCCATGCGCCGTCGACCGCGCCATGAACCGCGCCGAACTCGCCTGGCGCCGCGAACTGGCCGGCCAGACGCTGGCCGACATCCACGCCTCCGTGCACCCGGACGTGATCGCCGGGGCACGCACGCACTTCACCGACTGA
- a CDS encoding PadR family transcriptional regulator: MKAMSEQTFLILTALADESRHGYAIVRAVEELSDGRTTLRVGTLYGVLDRLVADGWADRGREEVHQGRLRRYYKLTDAGVRALSAEVARLSANVRAASAVLNRKGSTA, encoded by the coding sequence ATGAAAGCCATGTCCGAGCAGACGTTCCTGATCCTCACGGCACTGGCCGACGAGTCACGGCACGGCTACGCGATCGTGCGCGCGGTCGAGGAGTTGTCGGACGGGCGCACGACGTTGCGCGTGGGCACCCTGTACGGGGTGCTGGACCGGCTGGTCGCGGACGGTTGGGCCGACCGTGGCCGCGAGGAGGTCCACCAGGGCCGCCTGCGCCGTTACTACAAGCTCACGGACGCGGGTGTGCGCGCGTTGTCCGCCGAGGTGGCCCGGCTGTCCGCGAACGTCCGCGCCGCCTCGGCGGTCCTGAACCGGAAGGGGAGCACGGCATGA
- a CDS encoding MFS transporter, which yields MSVADGTAPGIDRKREQRGWTWYDWANSVFPTSVALVFLSGYLSAVAEQAARADVVRNGPNACAESRLRDCDISLFGAHFPAGSLWGYLLSLSTVIQVVVLPIMGAIADRSQNKRRMLAVFAFTGSAVTIALALVSGSDWGLGVILFLIGNVCYGASIVVYYAFLPEIADPDERDGVSTRGWAFGYLGGGLALALHLALFLGHDALGLSESTAVRIAFVLSGLWWAGFTLIPLARLGRHREPRPVEAGQSVVSAGFTELRTTLRQARTFPLTLAFLGTYLLYTDGITTVNSVSAQYGREELKFDETVLIATILIVQFVAFFGGLLHGWAARRWGAKNTIMASLCVWIVVITGAFFVQAQQPTQFYALAIGIGIVLGGTNALSRSLFSQMVPPGREAQYFSLYEIGERSTSWLGPLVFAGVGQATGSFRLAIVSLIVFFVVGFVLLIFVPVRRAIIASGNRVPAKV from the coding sequence ATGAGCGTGGCCGACGGCACTGCACCGGGCATCGACCGCAAGCGCGAGCAGCGGGGCTGGACGTGGTACGACTGGGCGAACTCGGTGTTCCCGACATCGGTCGCCCTGGTCTTCCTGTCCGGCTACCTCAGCGCCGTCGCCGAACAGGCCGCCCGCGCCGACGTCGTCCGCAACGGCCCGAACGCCTGCGCCGAGAGCCGACTGCGCGACTGCGACATCTCCCTGTTCGGCGCCCACTTCCCCGCCGGATCCCTCTGGGGCTACCTGCTGTCGCTGTCCACCGTCATCCAGGTCGTCGTCCTGCCGATCATGGGCGCCATCGCCGACCGCTCCCAGAACAAACGCCGCATGCTCGCCGTGTTCGCGTTCACCGGCTCCGCGGTCACCATCGCCCTGGCCCTGGTGTCCGGATCGGACTGGGGACTGGGCGTGATCCTCTTCCTGATCGGCAACGTCTGCTACGGCGCGTCCATCGTCGTCTACTACGCGTTCCTGCCCGAGATCGCCGACCCCGACGAACGCGACGGCGTCTCCACCCGCGGCTGGGCGTTCGGCTACCTCGGCGGCGGCCTCGCCCTGGCCCTGCACCTCGCGCTGTTCCTCGGCCACGACGCCCTCGGCCTGAGCGAATCCACCGCCGTGCGCATCGCGTTCGTGCTCTCCGGCCTGTGGTGGGCCGGCTTCACGCTCATCCCCCTGGCCCGCCTGGGCCGCCACCGCGAACCCCGCCCCGTCGAAGCCGGGCAGTCCGTCGTGTCCGCCGGCTTCACCGAACTGCGCACCACGCTGCGCCAGGCCCGCACCTTCCCGCTCACTTTGGCGTTCCTGGGCACCTACCTGCTCTACACCGACGGCATCACCACGGTGAACTCCGTGTCCGCCCAGTACGGCCGCGAAGAACTCAAGTTCGACGAGACCGTCCTGATCGCCACGATCCTCATCGTCCAGTTCGTCGCCTTCTTCGGCGGCCTGCTGCACGGCTGGGCGGCCCGCCGCTGGGGCGCCAAGAACACGATCATGGCCAGCCTGTGCGTGTGGATCGTCGTGATCACGGGCGCGTTCTTCGTCCAGGCACAGCAACCCACCCAGTTCTACGCCCTGGCCATCGGCATCGGCATCGTGCTCGGCGGCACCAACGCGCTGTCCCGGTCGCTGTTCTCGCAGATGGTGCCGCCGGGCCGCGAAGCCCAGTACTTCTCCCTCTACGAGATCGGCGAACGCTCCACGTCGTGGCTGGGCCCGCTGGTGTTCGCGGGCGTCGGCCAGGCCACCGGCTCGTTCCGGCTGGCCATCGTGTCGCTGATCGTCTTCTTCGTCGTCGGGTTCGTGCTGCTGATCTTCGTACCGGTCCGCCGGGCGATCATCGCGTCGGGGAACCGGGTACCGGCGAAAGTGTGA
- a CDS encoding glycerophosphodiester phosphodiesterase has protein sequence MTSSHPYLAQSTPRAFAHRGWHLGDLAGMENSLLAFRRAVAEGYRYLETDVHATSDGVVVVHHDATLDRTTDATGTVTELPWSQVSKARVGGRDPVTRLEHLLEELPDALVNIDVKADRAAGPVLDVLRRMDAWGRVCLASFSDARLRRLRRAAGPRLLTSMGPHQAGVLWLAARVPALGFAVGDAVAQVPVRQGRLTVVDERFVRAAHRRGLEVHVWTVDDEPTMRALLDTGVDGLVTDRPDLLRDVLRSRGQWPAEPAPE, from the coding sequence GTGACGTCGTCGCACCCCTACCTGGCCCAGTCCACGCCCCGCGCGTTCGCCCACCGCGGGTGGCACCTCGGCGATCTCGCCGGCATGGAGAACTCGCTCCTGGCGTTCCGCCGCGCGGTCGCCGAGGGCTACCGCTACCTCGAAACGGACGTGCACGCCACGTCCGACGGAGTGGTGGTGGTCCACCACGACGCCACCCTCGACCGCACCACCGACGCCACCGGCACCGTCACCGAACTCCCCTGGTCCCAGGTGTCGAAGGCACGCGTCGGCGGCCGGGACCCCGTGACCCGCCTGGAACACCTCCTCGAAGAACTGCCCGACGCCCTGGTCAACATCGACGTCAAAGCCGACCGGGCCGCCGGACCCGTACTGGACGTGTTGCGGCGCATGGACGCCTGGGGCCGCGTGTGCCTGGCCTCGTTCTCCGACGCCCGCCTGCGCCGCCTGCGCCGCGCCGCCGGACCGCGACTGCTCACGTCCATGGGCCCGCACCAGGCCGGCGTCCTCTGGCTCGCCGCCCGCGTACCCGCCCTCGGGTTCGCCGTCGGCGACGCCGTCGCCCAGGTCCCCGTCCGCCAGGGCCGGCTCACCGTCGTCGACGAGCGCTTCGTCCGCGCCGCCCACCGACGCGGCCTGGAGGTGCACGTGTGGACGGTCGACGACGAACCGACCATGCGCGCCCTGCTCGACACCGGCGTCGACGGACTCGTCACCGACCGGCCCGACCTCCTGCGCGACGTGCTGCGGTCACGCGGCCAGTGGCCTGCCGAACCCGCCCCGGAGTGA
- a CDS encoding VOC family protein: MSHPQPTRGVRRLELTTPDPEPVADFYATLLGWTVLAEPDGSFTGWVGDRLATHVRPHSETAWRIVFAAGRPRELRGGAATDTGRALHGPWAPTPRPGEPAWLELHGVPAADDPYWTDELGCRPRTPDADYTVYETGADQRPLAARHTSAEGGWLAYFAVTDATAVLDTARGLDATILVDPRPTPSGTAAALSDPAGAVFAVLEKPAVWGGTS, from the coding sequence GTGTCCCACCCGCAGCCGACGCGCGGTGTCCGCCGCCTCGAACTGACCACTCCCGACCCCGAACCCGTCGCCGACTTCTACGCCACCCTGCTGGGCTGGACGGTGCTCGCCGAGCCCGACGGCTCGTTCACCGGCTGGGTGGGCGACCGGCTGGCGACGCACGTGCGCCCGCATTCCGAGACGGCGTGGCGGATCGTGTTCGCCGCCGGCCGGCCGCGTGAGCTGCGCGGGGGCGCGGCCACCGACACCGGTCGCGCGCTGCACGGCCCGTGGGCGCCGACGCCGCGTCCCGGCGAGCCCGCGTGGTTGGAGTTGCACGGCGTGCCCGCCGCCGACGACCCGTACTGGACCGACGAACTGGGCTGTCGGCCGCGGACGCCCGACGCCGACTACACCGTCTACGAGACCGGCGCGGACCAGCGTCCGCTCGCGGCGCGGCACACGAGCGCCGAGGGCGGTTGGCTGGCGTACTTCGCGGTCACCGACGCCACGGCGGTGCTGGACACGGCGCGTGGTCTCGACGCGACGATCCTGGTCGACCCGCGTCCCACGCCCAGCGGCACCGCCGCCGCGCTGTCCGATCCGGCCGGTGCGGTGTTCGCGGTGCTGGAGAAGCCGGCGGTGTGGGGCGGCACGTCCTGA
- a CDS encoding GntR family transcriptional regulator, producing MSQDEAPYRRVAAEIRDRIATGALRPGDRVPSTRAITREWNVAMATATKVLTLLRQEGLVESSSAGTVVASTAGPRDRPRPAAEDLTRTRVVRAAVEIADAEGLAALSMRGIAARLGVAPMSIYRHVAGKDDLVLLMADAVLSELRLPAGPDAPQGWRPRLELAARMLWRVHRAHPWLAHLGPLTRPTLIPSLLDYSEWWFATLSGRGLDPALVLDLNVVLYSHIQGLAVQLEREAQAVDDTGVSGEQWMHEQESELAARLADGGHPAFASAMAWFGRTGYDLDFDALFERALTALLDHLAGLLGSGR from the coding sequence ATGTCTCAGGACGAGGCGCCGTACCGGCGCGTGGCCGCCGAGATCCGCGACCGCATCGCCACCGGAGCGCTGCGACCGGGCGACCGGGTGCCCTCCACGCGCGCGATCACGCGGGAGTGGAACGTCGCCATGGCCACCGCGACCAAGGTCCTGACCCTGCTGCGCCAGGAGGGCCTCGTCGAGTCGTCGTCGGCCGGCACGGTCGTGGCCTCGACCGCCGGTCCGCGCGACCGCCCACGCCCGGCGGCCGAGGACCTCACCCGGACACGGGTCGTGCGCGCGGCCGTGGAGATCGCCGACGCCGAAGGCCTGGCCGCCCTGTCGATGCGCGGCATCGCCGCCCGACTGGGCGTCGCGCCGATGTCGATCTACCGGCACGTCGCCGGCAAGGACGACCTGGTGCTGCTGATGGCCGACGCCGTGCTGTCCGAACTGCGCCTGCCCGCCGGACCCGACGCGCCACAAGGCTGGCGGCCACGCCTGGAACTGGCCGCGCGCATGCTGTGGCGGGTCCACCGCGCCCACCCGTGGCTCGCCCACCTGGGCCCGCTGACCCGGCCCACGCTGATCCCCAGCCTGCTGGACTACTCCGAGTGGTGGTTCGCGACGCTGTCCGGCCGGGGCCTGGACCCGGCACTGGTACTCGACCTCAACGTCGTGCTGTACAGCCACATCCAGGGGCTGGCCGTGCAGCTCGAACGCGAGGCGCAGGCCGTGGACGACACCGGCGTCTCCGGCGAGCAGTGGATGCACGAGCAGGAGTCCGAACTCGCCGCGCGCCTGGCCGACGGCGGGCACCCGGCGTTCGCCTCGGCCATGGCCTGGTTCGGCCGGACCGGCTACGACCTGGACTTCGACGCGTTGTTCGAACGGGCGCTGACCGCGCTGCTCGACCACCTGGCCGGACTGCTCGGATCGGGTCGGTGA
- a CDS encoding FAD-dependent monooxygenase: protein MNSTVLVVGAGIAGLTLAAALHRRGHTPVVVERAPGPRPGGQALDVRGPALDVLDRLGLLAGARAARTRMRGMSMHDAAGTELWRSTEMTYSAGMLDSADIEVPRDDLTTLLHDLVRDDVEIVFGDTPVAIAPDGEVTFAGGTRRTFDLVVGADGLRSAVRRLVFGADEEFVRHLGAQVAVFGADNFLELADWQTWTQDEAGTWCAYPVHGNARLRITVGVPTSADERREPDQWRAHLSERLAHLAGDTPRVLEAMRAAPDFYSAAMAQVVMDRWHDGRVVLLGDAAHCPSPLSGQGTSLALVGAHVLAEEFDRDPAHAPAAYEARMRPFVAVNQALATENPGQGASPESLERAKNAFSLTA from the coding sequence ATGAACAGCACCGTGCTCGTCGTCGGCGCCGGCATCGCCGGACTGACCCTCGCCGCCGCCCTGCACCGGCGCGGCCACACCCCGGTCGTCGTCGAACGCGCGCCCGGCCCGCGCCCCGGCGGGCAGGCGCTCGACGTGCGCGGCCCGGCCCTGGACGTGCTCGACCGGCTCGGCCTGCTCGCCGGCGCCCGGGCCGCCCGCACCCGCATGCGCGGCATGTCGATGCACGACGCCGCCGGCACGGAACTGTGGCGCTCCACCGAGATGACCTACAGCGCGGGCATGCTCGACTCGGCGGACATCGAGGTGCCGCGCGACGACCTGACCACGTTGCTGCACGACCTCGTGCGCGACGACGTGGAGATCGTCTTCGGCGACACCCCGGTCGCGATCGCCCCCGACGGCGAGGTCACGTTCGCCGGCGGCACCCGGCGCACGTTCGACCTGGTCGTGGGCGCCGACGGGCTGCGGTCGGCCGTCCGCCGCCTGGTGTTCGGCGCGGACGAGGAGTTCGTGCGCCACCTCGGCGCCCAGGTCGCGGTGTTCGGCGCGGACAACTTCCTGGAGCTGGCCGACTGGCAGACCTGGACCCAGGACGAGGCCGGCACGTGGTGCGCCTACCCCGTGCACGGCAACGCCCGGCTGCGGATCACGGTCGGCGTGCCGACCTCGGCCGACGAGCGCCGCGAGCCCGACCAGTGGCGGGCGCACCTGTCGGAACGGCTCGCGCACCTGGCCGGCGACACGCCGCGCGTGCTGGAGGCGATGCGCGCCGCGCCCGACTTCTACTCGGCGGCCATGGCGCAGGTCGTGATGGACCGGTGGCACGACGGGCGCGTGGTGCTCCTCGGCGACGCCGCGCACTGCCCGTCCCCGCTGTCCGGGCAGGGCACGAGCCTGGCCCTGGTGGGTGCGCACGTGCTGGCCGAGGAGTTCGACCGCGACCCGGCGCACGCGCCGGCCGCCTACGAGGCGCGGATGCGGCCGTTCGTCGCGGTCAACCAGGCGTTGGCCACGGAGAACCCCGGCCAGGGGGCGTCGCCGGAGTCGCTGGAGCGGGCGAAGAACGCGTTCAGCCTGACCGCGTGA
- a CDS encoding MarR family winged helix-turn-helix transcriptional regulator, with the protein MGDAVDLVLAQWRAERPDVDASPLAVLGRVLRLARLLDRDLREFLAPFDLEPGEFDVLATLRRAGGHRGMTSGAFLDAALVTAGAITNRIDRMVAKGLVARVPDATDRRVVRITLTERGRTMVDGMLGDHLARYTRLLDPLDTRTRQVVADALRSLLQRCE; encoded by the coding sequence ATGGGCGATGCGGTGGACCTGGTCCTGGCGCAGTGGCGGGCCGAGCGCCCGGACGTCGACGCGTCGCCGTTGGCCGTGCTGGGCCGGGTGCTGCGGCTGGCCCGACTGCTCGACCGCGACCTGCGCGAGTTCCTGGCGCCGTTCGACCTCGAACCCGGCGAGTTCGACGTGCTGGCGACGCTGCGCCGCGCGGGCGGCCACCGGGGCATGACCTCCGGCGCGTTCCTGGACGCCGCGCTGGTCACCGCCGGGGCGATCACCAACCGCATCGACCGCATGGTGGCCAAGGGCCTGGTCGCCCGCGTCCCGGACGCCACCGACCGGCGGGTCGTGCGGATCACGCTCACCGAACGCGGGCGCACGATGGTCGACGGCATGCTCGGCGACCACCTCGCCCGCTACACCCGACTCCTCGACCCGCTCGACACGCGCACCCGCCAGGTCGTCGCCGACGCGTTGCGGTCGCTGCTCCAGCGCTGCGAGTGA
- a CDS encoding FHA domain-containing protein yields MAACPSGHATAAEDYCDVCGASLAEPDPGESPVPALADCAACGTPREGRFCEECGHDSLAPVPVVRWHARAAPDRAYFRRVLAVGGPDADTLVFPVDDRPCRFDLTGPRVTVGRGGSRSRVPDRELDDPGVSHLHVEFVADGPGWAVVDLGSTNGTTVDDDPRPLLPHTPRPLADGSRVHLGAWTTITVHSH; encoded by the coding sequence ATGGCCGCCTGTCCGTCGGGCCACGCGACCGCCGCCGAGGACTACTGCGACGTGTGCGGCGCGTCCCTGGCGGAACCGGACCCCGGAGAGTCGCCCGTCCCGGCCTTGGCGGACTGCGCGGCGTGCGGGACGCCGCGCGAGGGCCGGTTCTGCGAGGAGTGCGGCCACGACTCGCTGGCCCCGGTGCCGGTCGTGCGGTGGCACGCCCGCGCCGCGCCCGACCGCGCCTATTTCCGTCGCGTGCTCGCGGTGGGCGGGCCGGACGCGGACACGCTCGTGTTCCCGGTCGACGACCGGCCGTGCCGGTTCGACCTGACCGGGCCGCGGGTGACGGTCGGGCGCGGTGGGTCGCGGTCCCGCGTCCCGGACCGGGAACTGGACGACCCCGGGGTGTCCCACCTGCACGTCGAGTTCGTGGCCGACGGTCCCGGCTGGGCGGTGGTGGACCTCGGGTCGACCAACGGCACGACGGTGGACGACGACCCCCGCCCGCTGCTCCCCCACACCCCGCGCCCGCTGGCCGACGGCTCCCGCGTCCACCTCGGCGCGTGGACCACGATCACCGTCCATTCCCACTGA
- a CDS encoding vWA domain-containing protein gives MGLEFAVEVFHNEYLAEGADRVDAIVTVTASGDGAEPVAADRIAQVIVVDTSGSMRYPPAKLAAAKEATRAAIDSLRDGVRFAVVAGTETARVVYPTSGPLKSASATTRKNAKAAVAGLRADGGTAMGTWLRTADRLLSRHEGGMRHVILLTDGRNQHETPAELSAVLAQVAGRFTGDCRGIGTDWEVGELRRIAETLLGTVDIVTDPAALAADFRAMTGTAMDRAVADVSLRLWTPEGAEVVFLKQAAPSLADLTDRRADAGPRTGDYPTGAWSGAESRDYHLCVKVRPAPVGDRRMLASRVSLVAGDEVLGGGLVLVRWTEDSALSTRINPEVAHHTGQAEMAQAIQEGLEARKAGDVATATAKLGKAVRLAHESGHTDTARLLARVVEVEDAPSGTVRLRAGVTDADEMTLDTRSTMTKRVGRG, from the coding sequence ATGGGGCTTGAGTTCGCCGTCGAGGTCTTCCACAACGAGTACCTGGCCGAAGGGGCCGACCGGGTCGACGCGATCGTCACCGTGACCGCGTCCGGCGATGGCGCGGAACCCGTCGCCGCGGACCGGATCGCCCAGGTGATCGTGGTCGACACCTCCGGTTCCATGCGCTACCCGCCGGCGAAGTTGGCCGCCGCCAAGGAGGCGACCCGGGCGGCGATCGACTCCTTACGCGACGGCGTGCGGTTCGCCGTGGTCGCGGGCACGGAGACCGCGCGGGTCGTGTACCCGACGTCGGGCCCGTTGAAGAGCGCGTCGGCGACGACGCGGAAGAACGCGAAGGCGGCGGTCGCCGGTCTGCGCGCCGACGGCGGCACCGCGATGGGCACGTGGTTGCGCACGGCCGACCGGCTGCTGTCGCGGCACGAGGGCGGCATGCGGCACGTCATCCTGCTGACCGACGGCCGCAACCAGCACGAGACGCCCGCCGAGCTGTCGGCCGTGCTGGCCCAGGTCGCGGGCCGGTTCACCGGCGACTGCCGGGGCATCGGCACGGACTGGGAGGTGGGCGAGCTGCGCCGGATCGCCGAGACCCTGCTGGGCACGGTCGACATCGTCACCGACCCGGCGGCGCTGGCCGCGGACTTCCGGGCGATGACCGGCACGGCGATGGACCGCGCGGTCGCGGACGTGTCGTTGCGGTTGTGGACGCCCGAGGGCGCCGAGGTCGTGTTCCTCAAGCAGGCCGCGCCGTCGTTGGCGGACCTGACCGACCGCCGCGCGGACGCGGGTCCGCGCACCGGCGACTACCCGACGGGCGCGTGGTCGGGTGCGGAGAGCCGCGACTACCACCTGTGCGTGAAGGTGCGGCCCGCGCCCGTGGGCGACCGGCGGATGCTCGCGTCCCGGGTGAGCCTGGTCGCCGGGGACGAGGTGCTGGGCGGCGGCCTGGTCCTGGTGCGCTGGACCGAGGACTCGGCGCTGTCCACGCGGATCAACCCGGAGGTCGCCCACCACACCGGGCAGGCCGAGATGGCGCAGGCGATCCAGGAGGGGTTGGAGGCGCGCAAGGCCGGAGACGTGGCGACGGCGACCGCGAAGCTCGGCAAGGCCGTGCGGCTGGCCCACGAGTCCGGGCACACCGACACCGCGCGCCTGTTGGCCCGCGTGGTCGAGGTGGAGGACGCGCCGTCGGGGACGGTGCGGCTGCGCGCGGGCGTGACCGACGCCGACGAGATGACCCTGGACACCCGGTCGACGATGACCAAGCGCGTCGGGAGGGGGTGA
- a CDS encoding PP2C family serine/threonine-protein phosphatase, which yields MDCCPECAAPVSAQDRFCEACGRNLRVRRTPVGGPDSPAATRCACGGTEFDRDAFCTRCGLARGGGRDRVEFTLPGVAGVSDRGRRRRRNEDSMAFGRVRGRGVAAVVCDGVASSERAEQASQTAVDTALDVLLTAMQSGGDAERSTADAVVAADAAVARLARPEAPELAPSCTYVSVVATEDSATVGWVGDSRAYLVAQAGAACLTSDDTWAAQLVAQGVLTEEEALTDRRAHVLSRWLGADSGTDAPRTVTFRVEVSGLLVLCSDGLWNYLPEPEDLLEVLPRGVTPVEVARELVEVALKSGGHDNVTVVVVQLRGGHGA from the coding sequence ATGGACTGCTGCCCGGAGTGCGCGGCGCCGGTGTCGGCGCAGGACCGGTTCTGCGAGGCGTGCGGGCGCAACCTGCGGGTGCGCCGCACGCCGGTGGGCGGACCGGACTCGCCGGCCGCGACGCGGTGCGCGTGCGGCGGCACGGAGTTCGACCGGGACGCGTTCTGCACGCGGTGCGGTCTGGCCCGGGGCGGCGGCCGGGACCGGGTCGAGTTCACGCTGCCCGGCGTGGCCGGGGTGAGCGACCGGGGTCGACGGCGGCGGCGCAACGAGGACTCGATGGCGTTCGGCCGGGTGCGCGGGCGGGGCGTGGCGGCCGTGGTGTGCGACGGGGTGGCGTCGTCCGAACGCGCGGAGCAGGCGTCGCAGACGGCCGTGGACACGGCGTTGGACGTGCTGCTGACCGCGATGCAGTCGGGTGGCGACGCGGAGCGGTCCACCGCGGACGCGGTCGTGGCGGCGGACGCGGCGGTCGCCCGGCTGGCCCGGCCCGAGGCGCCGGAGCTGGCGCCGTCGTGCACCTACGTGTCGGTGGTGGCGACCGAGGACTCGGCGACCGTGGGCTGGGTGGGCGACAGCCGCGCCTACCTGGTGGCGCAGGCCGGTGCCGCGTGCCTGACCAGCGATGACACGTGGGCGGCGCAGTTGGTCGCGCAGGGCGTGCTGACCGAGGAGGAGGCGCTCACCGACCGGCGCGCGCACGTGCTGTCGCGGTGGTTGGGCGCGGATTCGGGCACGGACGCGCCGCGCACGGTCACGTTCCGGGTCGAGGTGTCGGGCCTGCTGGTGCTGTGCAGCGACGGGCTGTGGAACTACCTGCCGGAACCGGAGGACCTGCTCGAGGTGCTGCCGCGCGGCGTCACGCCGGTCGAGGTCGCGCGGGAACTGGTCGAGGTCGCCCTGAAGTCGGGCGGCCACGACAACGTCACGGTCGTCGTCGTCCAATTGCGGGGTGGGCATGGGGCTTGA